One Phycisphaerae bacterium DNA segment encodes these proteins:
- a CDS encoding class I SAM-dependent methyltransferase, translating to MKTFRALLSLVLPKWLAHDIHSFLFHPYWRKHIVKISNNSRVTSAGITCKDEKFSSRRPFKNLDKDRILNLFRKNNVHSVLDVGCGVGRLVKELSEEGFNACGININKLEIEQAQHPDIFLYDIQNSIENCPLKTKKFDAVVSIDCIEHLESPLIALKNINKLLNPNGLFIAYIPSARWIECDYHIIVYSPRQFRWLLNLAGFDLIAKKGRYRMSKNGVTYFARKIMEKGPVYPAVLE from the coding sequence ATGAAAACTTTTCGTGCCCTTCTGTCGCTTGTACTTCCAAAATGGCTGGCTCATGATATCCATAGCTTTTTATTTCATCCGTACTGGCGTAAACATATTGTCAAAATTTCAAATAACAGCCGGGTGACCTCGGCCGGGATAACCTGCAAAGATGAAAAGTTTTCATCGCGAAGGCCATTCAAGAACCTGGATAAAGACAGAATATTAAACTTATTCCGTAAAAATAATGTTCATTCCGTACTCGATGTAGGATGCGGCGTCGGAAGGCTGGTTAAAGAATTATCGGAAGAAGGTTTTAACGCGTGCGGAATAAATATTAACAAGCTGGAAATCGAGCAGGCTCAACATCCCGATATTTTCCTTTACGATATTCAGAACAGTATAGAAAATTGTCCGTTAAAGACGAAAAAGTTCGACGCTGTCGTAAGTATCGATTGTATCGAGCATCTCGAATCGCCATTGATCGCACTTAAGAATATAAATAAACTTTTGAATCCCAATGGCTTGTTTATAGCTTATATTCCTTCGGCAAGATGGATTGAGTGCGATTATCATATAATCGTTTATTCGCCCCGACAGTTCCGCTGGCTGCTAAATCTGGCGGGGTTCGACCTTATCGCAAAAAAGGGCAGGTACAGGATGAGCAAAAACGGCGTTACTTACTTCGCCAGAAAAATAATGGAAAAAGGGCCTGTTTATCCGGCTGTTCTCGAATAG
- a CDS encoding NUDIX domain-containing protein: MSPNENRRLFKYCPKCGTAALHFVKSNKLVCGKCRFEYYHNNAAAAAAIITNNKGQILFVKRAQEPKKGMLDLPGGFSDHGESAEEAIKREIKEEVCLKTTSVKYLCSYPNIYKYKGVTYSTIDLGFVCKVKDISKAKAKDDAQSIIFISPDKIPMKKIAFKSVKKMISFYLAGL, from the coding sequence ATGTCACCTAATGAAAATCGACGGCTCTTCAAATATTGTCCCAAATGCGGGACGGCCGCTTTACATTTCGTAAAAAGCAATAAGCTCGTATGCGGCAAATGCCGATTCGAATACTATCACAATAACGCCGCCGCTGCCGCGGCGATTATCACAAACAATAAAGGTCAAATTCTTTTTGTCAAACGGGCACAGGAACCCAAAAAAGGAATGTTAGACCTGCCCGGCGGATTTTCCGACCATGGCGAATCGGCGGAAGAGGCTATAAAACGGGAAATAAAGGAAGAGGTGTGTTTGAAAACCACTTCTGTCAAATACCTTTGTTCATATCCTAATATTTATAAGTACAAAGGTGTAACATATTCAACTATCGACCTTGGTTTTGTCTGCAAAGTAAAGGATATTTCAAAAGCGAAAGCAAAAGACGACGCCCAATCCATTATTTTTATTTCGCCTGATAAAATTCCTATGAAAAAAATCGCTTTCAAATCAGTAAAAAAAATGATTTCCTTCTATCTTGCCGGTTTATGA
- a CDS encoding UDP binding domain-containing protein codes for MVEYSINPAGEKFPIPQQGDYAAELQRVSKLAETARKEGKEIVVVMGVGFVGAVMAAIIADTVDKKTGKPSKFVIGCQRPSPRSYWKIPMLNKGQSPVKAEDPEVDPMISRCVLEKKTLIGTYNSDCLALADCVVIDVQCDYLKKDLGQLRTGSADMAALEATMKTIGQKIQPNCLTLIETTVAPGTTEFVAWPIMKKAFAARGIKSEPLLAHSFERVMPGKQYVASIRDFWRVCSGCNAEARKRVEKFLREVLNTEKFPLTVMDRPIESETTKIVENSYRATILAFLNEWSIFAERNGVDLIKVIKAIKMRPTHNNMIFPGPGIGGYCLPKDGGLGFWAYKHILGFDDDIFKLSTMAIDINDTRGLHVATLTRDALRNMGRYIAGAKVLLCGASYRQDVADTRYSGSEIVTRKLTEMGAEMSVHDPYLEHWYELEQQDTYPAPGHSWARFFRNQTHLKDIHIQSDLQKAIKGAEVLILAVPHEPYLNLNPDDIVKWAGVPLAVIDCFGILSDDNIKRYFELGCEVKALGRGHIQRIKESVRSKKT; via the coding sequence ATGGTAGAATATTCAATAAATCCAGCCGGAGAAAAATTTCCAATTCCACAGCAAGGAGATTACGCGGCCGAGCTGCAGCGAGTCAGTAAACTTGCCGAGACAGCCCGAAAGGAAGGCAAGGAAATCGTAGTTGTAATGGGAGTAGGTTTCGTCGGCGCCGTAATGGCGGCCATAATAGCTGATACCGTAGATAAAAAAACCGGTAAGCCTTCAAAATTCGTAATCGGCTGCCAGCGGCCCAGCCCCCGCAGTTACTGGAAGATTCCGATGCTCAACAAGGGGCAATCTCCCGTCAAGGCCGAGGACCCAGAAGTCGACCCGATGATTTCACGATGCGTTCTTGAGAAAAAAACACTCATCGGAACATATAACAGCGACTGCCTCGCACTGGCTGACTGCGTTGTTATCGATGTCCAGTGCGATTATCTCAAAAAAGATTTAGGCCAGCTCCGGACGGGTTCAGCCGATATGGCGGCTCTCGAAGCCACGATGAAAACCATCGGTCAGAAAATTCAGCCCAACTGTCTTACATTGATTGAGACAACCGTAGCGCCAGGCACGACGGAATTTGTCGCCTGGCCGATAATGAAAAAAGCTTTCGCAGCGCGAGGCATAAAAAGCGAACCGCTGCTTGCTCACAGTTTCGAGCGCGTTATGCCCGGCAAACAATACGTCGCATCAATCCGCGACTTCTGGCGAGTCTGCTCCGGCTGCAACGCCGAAGCCCGCAAGCGTGTTGAAAAATTCCTGCGAGAAGTTCTTAATACCGAAAAATTTCCGCTGACCGTTATGGACAGGCCCATCGAATCGGAAACTACCAAGATTGTCGAAAACTCCTACCGCGCAACAATACTTGCGTTTCTAAATGAATGGTCGATTTTCGCCGAACGCAACGGCGTTGACCTGATTAAGGTTATTAAGGCCATCAAAATGCGGCCTACTCATAATAATATGATATTCCCAGGCCCCGGCATAGGCGGATACTGTCTGCCGAAAGACGGCGGTCTGGGTTTCTGGGCATACAAACATATTCTCGGATTCGATGACGATATTTTCAAACTTTCAACGATGGCCATTGACATTAACGATACAAGAGGCCTGCACGTTGCGACTCTGACGCGAGATGCTTTGCGGAATATGGGCAGATACATCGCCGGCGCCAAGGTACTGCTTTGCGGTGCAAGCTACCGTCAGGATGTCGCTGATACAAGATACAGCGGTTCAGAAATCGTTACGCGAAAATTAACCGAGATGGGCGCGGAAATGTCCGTGCACGACCCATATCTCGAACACTGGTACGAACTCGAACAACAGGACACTTATCCGGCCCCGGGACATTCATGGGCGCGATTCTTCCGTAACCAGACTCATCTGAAGGATATTCACATACAGAGCGACCTGCAAAAAGCGATCAAAGGAGCCGAAGTACTTATCCTTGCCGTGCCGCACGAACCATATCTGAATTTGAATCCGGACGATATTGTCAAATGGGCAGGCGTACCGCTGGCAGTGATTGACTGCTTCGGGATTCTCAGCGATGACAATATTAAACGGTACTTCGAACTTGGCTGCGAAGTAAAGGCGCTCGGACGCGGACATATCCAGAGAATCAAAGAATCTGTCCGCAGTAAAAAAACCTGA
- a CDS encoding flavodoxin family protein produces the protein MSKKILAIVGTYRKGGIIDSTVDEILSAAQTSGGQTEKIYLIDKHIEFCTNCRKCTQSPGEIRGKCIHNDDMEEILQKIEMADGLILASPVNFYNVTAVTRRFMERLVAFAYWPWAGNSGPKIRNKTKNKKAVIVTSTAMPAFFGKLLTGAPRALKITAEVLGAKVIASIFIGTIANNEKESLPKKYVQKAIKAGKILATEL, from the coding sequence ATGAGCAAAAAAATACTGGCGATTGTCGGCACTTACAGAAAAGGCGGCATCATCGATTCTACTGTCGATGAGATTTTGTCCGCTGCGCAAACCAGCGGCGGACAGACAGAAAAAATATATCTCATCGATAAGCACATAGAATTCTGCACCAACTGCAGGAAATGCACGCAATCGCCCGGCGAGATACGGGGTAAGTGCATACATAACGACGATATGGAGGAAATACTTCAAAAAATCGAAATGGCTGACGGCCTGATTCTGGCTTCTCCTGTAAATTTCTACAACGTTACCGCAGTTACGCGAAGATTTATGGAAAGGCTCGTCGCTTTCGCATACTGGCCGTGGGCAGGTAACAGCGGCCCAAAAATAAGAAACAAAACAAAGAACAAAAAAGCGGTTATCGTTACATCAACAGCTATGCCGGCCTTTTTCGGCAAACTGCTTACCGGCGCGCCGAGAGCGTTAAAAATTACCGCGGAAGTTCTGGGAGCCAAAGTAATCGCCTCTATTTTCATCGGCACGATAGCAAATAACGAAAAAGAATCCCTGCCGAAAAAATATGTTCAAAAAGCAATAAAAGCGGGCAAAATTTTAGCCACAGAGCTATAA
- a CDS encoding bifunctional oligoribonuclease/PAP phosphatase NrnA, protein MAINDDFKKAIDLIKKSKSWLVTSHTRPDGDAIGCMKAVCETARQLGKTAQPVLLSPPAPWYDFIFDAPVPVLGNDVKLDQLEAGSFGRFDLVIIVDTNSYVQLTEFDKWLKTSKLPVLVIDHHLTGDGIGNVEVVDSTAAATGEIVFELLRFAGWEITPAIAEALYIAISTDTGWFRFDNTDSRVMRNASSLIELGARPSVVYHRIYQNYSPARLKLLGRMLENLELYHDGKIALQHIMRSDFDLTGAKGSDTEEFVNECQRVSSVEAVALFVELKDGGFRCSLRSNGKVDVREIAAELGGGGHKVAAGVNLKGSLAEVKKLILDKFEKELNKKDTD, encoded by the coding sequence ATGGCAATAAATGATGATTTTAAAAAAGCGATTGATTTAATTAAAAAATCCAAAAGCTGGCTCGTAACTTCGCATACTCGTCCTGACGGCGACGCCATCGGCTGTATGAAGGCAGTCTGTGAAACTGCCAGACAACTGGGTAAAACTGCACAGCCTGTTTTGCTTTCGCCGCCTGCGCCGTGGTATGATTTTATCTTCGATGCGCCTGTGCCGGTGCTCGGCAACGATGTGAAATTGGACCAGCTCGAGGCCGGCTCGTTCGGCCGGTTCGACCTTGTGATAATTGTCGATACCAACAGTTACGTTCAGCTTACCGAATTCGACAAATGGCTAAAGACATCAAAACTTCCTGTGCTTGTTATCGACCATCATCTCACAGGCGATGGTATCGGCAATGTCGAAGTTGTCGATTCGACCGCGGCGGCCACAGGCGAAATCGTCTTTGAACTGCTCAGATTCGCCGGCTGGGAAATCACACCTGCCATTGCCGAGGCACTTTATATCGCCATTTCGACCGATACAGGCTGGTTCAGATTCGACAATACCGACAGCAGGGTGATGCGGAATGCCTCGTCGCTTATCGAACTCGGAGCCAGGCCTTCCGTCGTTTATCACAGGATTTATCAGAACTATTCGCCTGCCAGGCTCAAACTCCTCGGCAGGATGCTCGAAAATCTTGAGCTTTATCACGACGGCAAAATCGCCCTGCAGCATATTATGCGCAGCGATTTTGACTTAACCGGCGCAAAGGGTTCGGATACCGAGGAATTCGTCAATGAATGTCAGCGTGTCAGTTCCGTCGAAGCGGTGGCGCTGTTTGTCGAACTGAAGGACGGCGGTTTCCGCTGTTCGTTGCGGAGTAACGGCAAAGTGGACGTGCGGGAGATTGCCGCCGAGCTTGGCGGCGGCGGACACAAAGTCGCCGCAGGTGTCAATCTCAAAGGCTCGCTTGCTGAAGTAAAAAAACTCATCCTCGACAAATTTGAAAAAGAATTAAATAAAAAAGACACCGATTAA
- a CDS encoding DUF3795 domain-containing protein: MSGESIIAYCGLVCSECGAFKKQKCQGCHSEKPMNRGCKIKKCAMSKNIVTCAACDEFDDLKQCKKLNNFISKIFKLIFKSDRMGNLELIRCKGLEEFKSQRNLRNLWHSYQ; encoded by the coding sequence ATGTCCGGCGAATCTATAATAGCTTATTGTGGTTTGGTTTGTTCCGAATGCGGCGCATTTAAAAAGCAGAAATGCCAGGGCTGCCACAGTGAAAAACCTATGAATAGAGGTTGTAAAATAAAAAAATGTGCCATGAGCAAAAACATTGTAACCTGTGCCGCCTGCGATGAATTTGACGATTTGAAACAGTGTAAAAAACTGAATAATTTTATAAGTAAAATCTTCAAACTTATCTTCAAAAGCGATAGAATGGGCAATCTTGAATTGATTCGCTGTAAAGGTTTGGAAGAGTTTAAATCTCAGCGAAATCTGCGTAACTTGTGGCATAGCTATCAGTGA
- a CDS encoding HEPN domain-containing protein encodes MKDETKKWLDYANENLQSAQLLAGSLFNPCLQNVQQAVEKVLKALLVESGIKFFKTHSITELVSLLVKNGKNINITPDDCDLLDSVYLPSKYPLGGVLPDFEPDEEICKKCLEMAERIFESVEKHLR; translated from the coding sequence ATGAAAGATGAGACAAAAAAATGGCTTGATTATGCCAATGAAAACCTGCAATCGGCACAATTACTTGCAGGTAGTTTATTTAATCCGTGTCTGCAGAATGTTCAACAGGCGGTTGAAAAAGTCTTAAAGGCATTGCTTGTAGAATCTGGTATTAAATTTTTCAAAACTCATAGTATTACCGAATTAGTGAGTCTGTTGGTAAAAAATGGCAAAAATATCAATATTACGCCGGATGATTGCGACCTGCTGGATTCGGTATATTTGCCTTCAAAATATCCTTTGGGTGGGGTTCTGCCGGATTTTGAGCCGGATGAGGAGATATGCAAAAAATGTCTTGAGATGGCAGAACGAATTTTTGAATCTGTTGAAAAACATCTCAGGTAG
- a CDS encoding nucleotidyltransferase domain-containing protein encodes MTQVDKKVIISNLIDFLTHEPEVRRIVIFGSFLTSPNPHDLDVAVFQDSNEKYLPLSLKYRRKTRSIAEKIPLDIFPLRADAGESFFMDEIAKGRVIYER; translated from the coding sequence ATGACGCAGGTTGATAAAAAGGTAATAATAAGCAATTTAATCGATTTTTTGACACACGAGCCTGAAGTCCGCCGGATTGTAATCTTTGGTTCGTTTCTGACTTCTCCAAATCCGCACGACCTTGATGTGGCTGTCTTTCAGGACAGCAACGAAAAATATCTCCCGCTTTCTTTGAAGTATCGAAGAAAAACGCGTTCTATCGCGGAGAAAATACCGCTTGATATATTTCCTTTGAGGGCGGATGCGGGAGAAAGTTTCTTTATGGATGAAATCGCAAAAGGGCGGGTCATATATGAAAGATGA
- a CDS encoding bifunctional riboflavin kinase/FAD synthetase — translation MQIIDKLDKIGNSLKNCCLTIGNFDGFHLGHQEIIRTARRTAQNLSDCPVVVMTFDPHPVAILRPEQMLRVLTPLPLKAALLEEAGIDYLVVLKDSYQMLTLSPQDFVEKFLMTTISPKAVVEGDDFHFGYGRSGDSKILARLGETYGFDVVIVGQQQLVIANESTRVSSTVIRHLLHRGDAADAAKALGRAYRLMGKVVKGRGKGSELGYPTANIEPHDQIIPVDGVYAGFVSIADTIEGLCSLNQKIPAVFSLGRAKTFISDHPLLIEAHILDGNGGDLYGKFLAMDFIDFIRTQQRFKTPEKLKEQIAKDCEKAKDILKN, via the coding sequence ATGCAGATTATAGATAAACTTGACAAGATTGGCAACAGTCTCAAAAACTGTTGTCTGACGATAGGCAATTTTGACGGTTTTCACCTCGGCCATCAGGAGATAATTCGTACCGCCCGCCGAACGGCCCAAAATTTGAGCGATTGTCCCGTTGTCGTAATGACCTTTGACCCTCATCCTGTCGCCATTCTTCGTCCTGAGCAGATGCTGCGTGTTTTAACGCCTCTGCCGTTAAAGGCCGCCCTGCTCGAAGAAGCCGGCATCGATTATCTGGTCGTTTTAAAAGACAGTTATCAGATGCTGACGCTTTCGCCGCAGGATTTTGTCGAAAAATTTTTAATGACGACCATTTCGCCGAAGGCTGTCGTCGAAGGCGATGATTTTCATTTCGGTTACGGCCGCAGCGGCGATTCCAAAATCCTTGCCCGGCTCGGAGAAACCTATGGCTTTGATGTCGTTATCGTCGGGCAGCAGCAGTTGGTCATAGCCAATGAATCGACCCGGGTATCGAGCACGGTGATTCGTCATCTGCTCCACAGGGGCGATGCCGCTGACGCGGCCAAAGCTTTGGGCAGGGCCTACCGTCTTATGGGTAAGGTTGTCAAGGGCCGCGGCAAGGGTTCAGAGCTCGGCTATCCGACCGCCAACATCGAGCCGCACGACCAGATTATACCTGTTGACGGCGTTTATGCCGGTTTTGTTTCCATTGCTGATACGATTGAGGGGCTTTGTTCGCTGAACCAGAAAATTCCCGCCGTTTTCAGTCTCGGCAGGGCGAAAACTTTTATTTCAGACCATCCTTTGCTGATTGAGGCTCATATTCTCGATGGAAATGGCGGCGATTTATACGGCAAATTCCTCGCGATGGACTTTATTGATTTTATCCGCACCCAGCAGAGGTTTAAAACGCCGGAAAAACTGAAGGAGCAAATCGCAAAAGACTGTGAAAAGGCAAAAGATATTTTAAAAAACTAA
- a CDS encoding alpha-isopropylmalate synthase regulatory domain-containing protein: MTLQNPDNLLFDGGSPPIPEIVHAQLAAMGKEFTPKQFDELYKRIYDLYELKARIFTGEIAAIAEEIHIQPEIGWDLVSLKTTIGPNVLPAAAVVLNSPEGQRVTSEAGGYSSTDAICSAIAESTQIHVFLKDLEFHTIIGGTNSLGRANITVEYHNRQVRTTACSIDMLEAIAKAYLTAINIVLDRVNQQLE, from the coding sequence ATGACCCTGCAAAACCCGGACAACCTGCTGTTCGACGGCGGCAGCCCGCCAATCCCGGAAATCGTACACGCACAACTCGCGGCGATGGGCAAGGAATTCACACCGAAACAGTTCGACGAGCTTTACAAGCGGATTTACGACCTTTACGAATTAAAGGCAAGGATATTCACCGGGGAAATCGCAGCAATCGCCGAAGAAATCCATATCCAGCCCGAAATCGGCTGGGACCTCGTATCGCTTAAGACCACTATCGGGCCAAACGTTCTGCCGGCGGCAGCGGTAGTATTAAATTCGCCCGAAGGACAAAGAGTTACTTCCGAAGCGGGCGGGTACAGTTCGACAGACGCGATATGCTCGGCTATCGCCGAGTCCACGCAAATTCATGTATTTCTCAAAGACCTCGAATTTCATACTATCATCGGCGGAACAAATTCACTGGGCCGGGCAAATATAACCGTCGAATACCATAACAGGCAGGTAAGAACCACCGCCTGCTCAATCGATATGCTCGAAGCAATCGCAAAAGCCTATCTGACGGCTATAAATATCGTATTAGACAGAGTCAACCAGCAACTGGAGTAA
- the aroE gene encoding shikimate dehydrogenase, translated as MTYLTIPISGKDLKSCKEQISSAVKAGTEMLELRTDYVDSLDVNKLKELIAAAKQTCLPIIVTCRDAAEGGMNNLNPLLRKQILLEAIKLDAELIDCEYANFIKKDFGDDIKKALSENKKIKLILSAHNFKGPFENLDSIYERMFAAFPAAIAKTAYWAGHINDCFAAFDILKKYGSNAIAICMGDAGIISRIIAKKLDAFLTFASIEDESATASGQLTIEKMKKLYRFDIINNETRLFGVIADPVGHSISPAVLNGCFDAEKLNCVYLPLLVKGGRMEFDEFLDNITLRKWLDFGGFSVTIPHKVNALQYAQKKGEYIEPAAAQIGAVNTLVIGVNERIIGFNTDCAGAMDALTNAMGISKKQLHNKTVAVLGAGGVARAIVAGLADVGAKVTIYNRTISKAQQLASEFRCHGTDPEEIKNTEAEIIINCTSIGMSPKIDESPMPKKHIKSSMIVFDTVYNPLKTKLLQQAKEAGAKIVNGSEMFIGQAAEQFKLFTHKDCPMDVLRKVVIESLKNK; from the coding sequence ATGACTTATCTTACAATTCCAATATCAGGCAAAGATTTAAAAAGCTGTAAAGAGCAGATTAGCTCGGCCGTAAAGGCCGGGACTGAAATGCTCGAACTGCGCACAGATTATGTCGATTCGCTCGATGTAAATAAGTTAAAAGAATTAATCGCCGCGGCAAAACAGACCTGCCTGCCGATAATCGTTACCTGCAGAGACGCCGCCGAAGGCGGAATGAACAATCTAAATCCCCTGCTGCGTAAACAAATACTTCTTGAGGCAATAAAACTTGACGCTGAATTGATAGACTGCGAATACGCCAACTTCATAAAAAAAGATTTCGGCGACGATATTAAAAAAGCACTGTCAGAAAATAAAAAAATAAAACTAATTCTGTCGGCGCATAATTTTAAAGGGCCTTTTGAAAATTTAGACAGTATTTACGAACGGATGTTTGCGGCATTTCCGGCGGCAATCGCAAAAACAGCTTACTGGGCCGGCCATATAAACGATTGTTTCGCGGCATTCGATATCCTGAAAAAGTACGGCAGCAACGCAATAGCGATATGTATGGGCGATGCGGGGATTATAAGCAGGATAATCGCGAAAAAATTAGACGCTTTCCTGACTTTCGCAAGTATCGAGGACGAATCCGCGACGGCATCAGGCCAATTAACGATAGAGAAAATGAAAAAGCTGTATCGCTTCGATATTATAAATAATGAAACCCGGCTTTTCGGCGTCATAGCGGACCCGGTGGGCCATTCGATAAGCCCTGCGGTTTTAAACGGCTGCTTCGATGCGGAAAAATTAAACTGCGTTTATCTGCCGCTGCTCGTAAAAGGCGGCCGAATGGAATTCGACGAATTTCTCGATAATATAACCCTGCGAAAATGGCTGGACTTTGGAGGGTTCAGCGTAACGATTCCGCACAAGGTCAACGCTCTGCAATACGCGCAGAAAAAAGGAGAATATATCGAGCCGGCGGCTGCGCAAATCGGCGCGGTCAATACGCTCGTAATCGGAGTAAACGAAAGAATTATCGGATTCAATACCGACTGCGCCGGTGCGATGGACGCTTTGACAAACGCGATGGGGATAAGCAAAAAACAACTGCATAATAAAACAGTTGCGGTTTTGGGCGCGGGCGGAGTTGCCAGGGCAATTGTCGCAGGACTGGCTGATGTCGGCGCAAAAGTTACCATATACAACCGCACAATATCGAAGGCACAGCAGCTCGCCTCGGAATTCAGGTGTCACGGTACAGACCCTGAGGAAATTAAAAATACAGAAGCGGAAATTATCATCAACTGTACGAGTATTGGAATGTCTCCTAAAATCGATGAAAGTCCCATGCCGAAAAAACACATCAAATCTTCAATGATTGTTTTTGATACGGTTTATAACCCCTTAAAAACAAAGCTGTTACAACAAGCAAAAGAAGCCGGCGCAAAAATCGTTAACGGCTCTGAAATGTTCATTGGCCAGGCCGCTGAGCAATTCAAATTGTTTACGCACAAAGATTGTCCGATGGATGTTCTGCGAAAAGTTGTAATTGAGTCGCTGAAGAACAAATAA